One region of Hymenobacter sediminicola genomic DNA includes:
- a CDS encoding group III truncated hemoglobin yields the protein MQTSSTRHDIQTEGDIKTLVDTLCHKATQDTLLGASFGAAARIHWPHYLTSQYRYWSSTLLGEGTTEGEPLPEQVALPRSGAHVEHWLNLFSSTVEEHFTGSRAEQAKQVAQQMATRLSASRTRELPVD from the coding sequence ATGCAAACCTCTTCCACGCGCCACGACATTCAGACTGAAGGCGACATCAAAACGCTTGTCGATACGCTGTGCCATAAGGCTACGCAGGACACGCTCCTAGGAGCCAGTTTTGGAGCGGCGGCCCGCATTCATTGGCCCCACTACCTCACGTCGCAGTACCGCTACTGGAGCAGCACGCTGCTGGGCGAAGGAACAACTGAAGGTGAGCCTCTTCCTGAGCAGGTGGCCCTCCCCCGCAGTGGCGCCCACGTCGAGCATTGGCTGAATCTATTCTCGTCGACGGTAGAAGAGCACTTCACTGGCTCCCGCGCCGAACAAGCCAAACAAGTAGCTCAACAGATGGCCACGCGCCTAAGTGCATCCCGCACCCGCGAACTGCCAGTCGACTAA
- the odhB gene encoding 2-oxoglutarate dehydrogenase complex dihydrolipoyllysine-residue succinyltransferase — MGLEIKIPAVGESITEVTIAKWLKADGDTVKRDEILAELESDKATFELPAEADGVLKIRVAEGETIGIGTTIAEIDGDGAAAAPAASAPAAEAPAAPATDPVSKGEENPKASDQAGYGGQPEGGAASGAPAAAAPAASNGGGGTVEMTIPAVGESITEVTVAKWLKEDGAQVQRDEIIAELESDKATFELPAEGTGTLRHAAKEGETIGIGATIARIEGGSGAAAPAPAAAPVATQTAPAAAAPAASATTSYATGTPSPAAGKILGEKGINPADVQGSGRDGRITKDDAQNAQAKPAAPAPAAAPAAAKPAAATQAAPAASGNRNQRRERMSNLRKTVARRLVSVKNETAMLTTFNEVNMQPIMDLRNKFKDKFKEKHSVGLGFMSFFTKAVCVALKEWPAVNAQIDGTDIVYNDFCDISIAVSAPKGLVVPVIRNAEELSFDGIEKEIQRLAGLARDNKLTIEQMTGGTFTITNGGVFGSMMSTPIINAPQSAILGMHNIVQRPIAENGQVVIRPMMYLALSYDHRIIDGRESVSFLVRVKELLEDPTRLLLGV, encoded by the coding sequence ATGGGTCTGGAAATTAAAATCCCCGCCGTTGGTGAATCCATCACCGAGGTTACCATTGCCAAGTGGCTGAAAGCCGACGGTGACACCGTGAAGCGCGACGAGATTCTGGCCGAGCTGGAATCCGACAAAGCCACGTTTGAGCTGCCCGCTGAGGCCGACGGCGTGCTGAAAATCCGCGTAGCCGAGGGCGAAACCATCGGCATCGGTACCACCATTGCCGAAATTGACGGCGACGGTGCTGCCGCCGCGCCGGCTGCTTCGGCTCCGGCCGCTGAGGCTCCGGCGGCTCCTGCTACCGATCCGGTGAGCAAGGGCGAGGAAAACCCCAAAGCCAGTGACCAAGCCGGCTACGGCGGCCAGCCCGAAGGCGGTGCTGCTTCCGGTGCCCCGGCTGCTGCCGCTCCGGCTGCCAGCAACGGCGGCGGTGGAACCGTAGAAATGACGATTCCGGCCGTAGGTGAGAGCATCACCGAAGTAACAGTGGCTAAGTGGCTGAAAGAGGACGGTGCCCAGGTGCAGCGCGACGAAATCATTGCCGAGCTGGAATCGGACAAGGCGACGTTTGAGCTGCCTGCCGAAGGTACCGGCACGCTGCGCCACGCCGCCAAGGAAGGCGAAACCATCGGCATCGGCGCTACTATTGCCCGCATCGAAGGTGGTAGCGGCGCTGCCGCTCCGGCTCCGGCCGCCGCACCAGTTGCTACGCAAACCGCTCCAGCTGCTGCTGCTCCGGCGGCTTCAGCAACCACCAGCTACGCCACCGGCACGCCTTCGCCGGCTGCCGGTAAAATCCTCGGTGAAAAAGGCATCAACCCCGCCGACGTGCAGGGTTCGGGCCGCGACGGCCGCATCACCAAGGACGATGCCCAGAACGCCCAGGCCAAGCCTGCCGCACCGGCTCCGGCCGCTGCTCCGGCTGCTGCCAAACCGGCTGCAGCAACACAGGCTGCTCCGGCCGCTAGCGGAAACCGCAACCAGCGTCGTGAGCGGATGAGCAATCTGCGCAAGACGGTGGCCCGCCGTCTGGTGTCAGTGAAGAACGAAACGGCCATGCTTACCACCTTCAACGAGGTGAACATGCAGCCCATCATGGACCTGCGCAACAAGTTCAAGGACAAGTTCAAGGAGAAGCACAGCGTGGGCCTCGGCTTTATGTCGTTCTTCACCAAGGCCGTGTGCGTGGCCCTGAAAGAGTGGCCCGCCGTGAATGCCCAGATTGATGGCACCGACATCGTGTACAACGACTTCTGCGACATCAGCATTGCCGTATCGGCTCCGAAAGGCCTCGTGGTGCCGGTAATCCGTAACGCCGAGGAGCTGTCGTTCGATGGTATCGAGAAGGAAATCCAGCGCCTTGCTGGCCTGGCCCGCGACAACAAGCTCACCATCGAGCAGATGACCGGCGGCACGTTCACCATTACCAACGGCGGCGTGTTCGGCTCCATGATGAGCACCCCGATTATCAACGCCCCACAGTCGGCCATTCTGGGCATGCACAACATCGTGCAGCGCCCGATTGCCGAAAACGGCCAGGTGGTAATCCGCCCGATGATGTACCTAGCCCTGAGCTACGACCACCGTATCATCGACGGCCGCGAGTCGGTGTCGTTCCTGGTGCGCGTGAAAGAGCTGCTCGAAGACCCGACGCGTCTGCTGCTGGGCGTGTAA
- a CDS encoding carboxypeptidase-like regulatory domain-containing protein, protein MKLTASPFDPQTGELLPVYRDAYLNGDLTRTSAQAVESYLRQDADQAHETLNRWQELQATEAVAAPTWVQKQVQYIRAEPVRFRRRATTMVASAALLGTMVFAGTKLPTERTPTDNLPTESLELATAAEVSEAAEASVSSTAAVARMITVRGRILNEAGSPLVGATVLNPGSRHGVSTNSEGEYVMQVPAGTTTLKYGYGGYQDEELVVKKSSITDVTLQPQEPQQKRRWWQF, encoded by the coding sequence ATGAAATTGACGGCTTCTCCTTTTGATCCGCAAACCGGCGAGCTCCTGCCCGTGTACCGGGATGCTTACCTGAACGGCGACCTGACCCGCACCTCGGCCCAGGCCGTGGAAAGCTACCTGCGCCAGGACGCCGACCAGGCCCACGAAACCCTTAACCGCTGGCAGGAGTTGCAGGCCACAGAGGCTGTAGCAGCTCCTACCTGGGTACAGAAGCAGGTTCAGTACATCCGGGCCGAGCCGGTGCGCTTCCGCCGTCGGGCTACCACAATGGTAGCGTCGGCCGCCCTGCTTGGTACGATGGTATTTGCGGGCACCAAGCTCCCGACGGAGCGCACCCCTACCGACAACCTACCCACGGAAAGCCTGGAGCTGGCTACTGCCGCCGAAGTCAGCGAAGCTGCTGAAGCATCGGTATCCTCTACGGCAGCCGTTGCCCGCATGATTACGGTGCGGGGCCGCATCCTGAATGAGGCCGGCTCGCCGCTGGTAGGCGCTACGGTCCTCAACCCCGGCAGCCGCCACGGCGTGTCGACCAACTCCGAGGGCGAGTATGTGATGCAGGTGCCGGCCGGCACCACCACGCTTAAGTATGGCTACGGCGGCTACCAGGATGAGGAACTGGTGGTGAAGAAAAGCAGCATCACGGACGTGACTCTGCAGCCCCAGGAGCCGCAGCAAAAGCGCCGTTGGTGGCAGTTTTAG
- a CDS encoding Crp/Fnr family transcriptional regulator produces the protein MNHSLLGKCQVSELALISGSKVSQRYQRGQIIFQEGSRPAGLHCIHQGRVKVSKVSGDGKEQILSLRKEGDALGFQALSDGGCYVSSAVALNDCVVCMVPRPDFYSLLEQNTQFSHALMRLLAQMLGETQKRVLHTAYKPVRERLAEALLLLYRFFQPDTGTTFSIPISREDLAALMSTAKETASRLLSEFRDEGLVTTQGSRITVLDLKGLQRISALHT, from the coding sequence TTGAACCACTCACTGCTGGGCAAATGCCAGGTAAGCGAGCTAGCTTTGATTTCCGGTAGCAAAGTGTCGCAGCGTTACCAGCGCGGGCAGATTATTTTTCAGGAAGGCAGTCGGCCTGCTGGTTTGCACTGCATTCATCAGGGCCGCGTGAAAGTGTCAAAGGTGAGTGGTGACGGGAAAGAGCAGATTCTGTCGTTGCGCAAGGAGGGAGATGCGCTGGGCTTTCAGGCCTTGTCTGATGGGGGCTGCTACGTTTCTTCGGCTGTGGCCCTCAACGATTGTGTGGTATGCATGGTGCCGCGGCCTGACTTCTACAGCCTGCTGGAGCAGAACACGCAGTTTTCTCATGCTCTCATGAGATTGTTGGCTCAGATGCTGGGCGAAACCCAGAAGCGGGTGCTGCACACGGCCTATAAGCCCGTCCGTGAGCGGCTGGCCGAGGCGCTCCTGCTGCTCTACCGCTTCTTCCAACCCGATACGGGCACCACATTCAGCATTCCTATCTCCCGCGAAGATCTGGCCGCGCTGATGAGTACGGCCAAAGAAACTGCCAGCCGCCTGCTCTCCGAGTTCCGCGACGAGGGCCTGGTGACCACGCAGGGCAGCCGCATCACCGTTCTGGACCTGAAAGGACTGCAAAGAATATCGGCGCTCCACACCTGA
- a CDS encoding 2-oxoglutarate dehydrogenase E1 component, producing MDANSYIANAHGDYLDNLYQSYKADPQSVDTSWQKFFEGFDFAQQYPENGMPQADGEGVLTTSASTNQAGAVRAVDTVAADKETQVRNLIHAYRSRGHLVAKTNPVRERKDRKARLNIADFGLSDADLDTKFKNGEVLGLGAEATLREIVAALQKVYTRTIGFEYMYIRDPQVLDWFREKVEKDSLSFNPGVEYKKRILKKLNEAVVFENFLHTKFLGQKRFSLEGGESTIPALDAIVNKASELGVQEVMIGMAHRGRLNVLANIMGKTYEQIFSEFEGTAVPDLTMGDGDVKYHMGYSSEVETEGGKKVNLKLAPNPSHLEAVNPVVEGFVRAKIEHQYGGDYHQILPILIHGDAALAGQGIGYELTQMSLLEGYRTGGTLHFVINNQVGFTTDFEDARSSIYSTDLAKIIDAPVLHVNGDDPEAVVFAVRLATEYRQQFHADIFIDMVCYRRHGHNESDEPKFTQPTLYNLISKHQNPREVYNAMLVQRGDVDAQLAQQMDKEFRDTLQARLDMVKQKPLPYNYQPLENEWRTLRRSKPEDFEKSPETGISEEVVAKVGKALTTLPEGFRPLKQIEKLMEERKKMFFETRVLNWAAGELLAYGSLLDEKHIVRVSGQDVQRGTFSHRHAVLHDAETSAPYNSLNYISEGQEKLSIYNSLLSEYAVLGFEFGYAMANPTALVIWEAQFGDFANGAQTMIDQFIVSSESKWQRMNGVVLQLPHGYEGQGPEHSNARPERFLQLAAENNIIVANMTTPANFFHALRRQLTWEFRKPLVVMSPKSMLRHPLCVSPVEEFTSGHFREVLGDVYADAKKVKRVLLCSGKVYFDLLDEQQQSGRTDVAIVRLEQLHPFPKKQLDAELAKYPKAKLYWVQEEPENMGYWNYLLRFMRRELEDVISRKPSASPATGYNKVHVKEQKDLVARAFDKPKEAVADDNIKATAEVAKKQD from the coding sequence ATGGACGCCAACTCTTATATCGCCAACGCCCACGGCGACTACCTCGACAACCTGTACCAGTCTTACAAGGCCGACCCGCAGTCGGTGGATACGAGCTGGCAGAAATTCTTTGAAGGCTTCGACTTTGCCCAGCAGTACCCCGAAAACGGGATGCCGCAGGCCGACGGCGAAGGTGTGCTGACCACCTCAGCCAGCACCAATCAGGCCGGCGCCGTCCGGGCCGTGGATACGGTAGCGGCCGACAAGGAAACCCAGGTGCGCAACCTCATTCACGCCTACCGCAGCCGCGGCCATCTGGTGGCCAAGACCAACCCGGTGCGCGAGCGGAAGGACCGCAAGGCTCGCCTCAACATTGCCGATTTCGGGTTGAGCGACGCTGACCTTGATACCAAGTTCAAGAACGGTGAAGTGTTGGGTTTGGGCGCGGAAGCCACGCTGCGCGAGATTGTGGCCGCCCTGCAGAAGGTGTACACCCGCACCATCGGCTTCGAGTACATGTACATCCGCGACCCGCAGGTGCTCGATTGGTTCCGCGAGAAAGTGGAGAAGGACTCGCTGAGCTTCAACCCCGGCGTGGAGTACAAAAAGCGTATCCTCAAGAAGCTGAACGAGGCCGTAGTGTTCGAGAACTTCCTGCACACGAAGTTCCTGGGCCAGAAGCGCTTCTCGCTGGAAGGCGGCGAATCGACCATTCCGGCCCTCGACGCTATTGTTAATAAGGCTTCGGAACTAGGCGTGCAGGAGGTGATGATTGGCATGGCCCACCGCGGCCGCCTGAACGTGCTGGCCAACATCATGGGCAAGACCTACGAGCAGATCTTCTCGGAATTTGAGGGCACTGCCGTACCGGACCTGACCATGGGCGACGGCGACGTGAAGTACCACATGGGTTACTCGTCGGAGGTAGAAACCGAAGGAGGCAAGAAAGTTAACCTGAAGCTGGCTCCCAACCCCTCCCACCTGGAGGCGGTGAACCCGGTGGTGGAAGGCTTCGTGCGCGCCAAGATTGAGCACCAGTACGGCGGCGACTACCACCAGATTCTGCCCATCCTCATCCACGGCGACGCGGCGCTGGCCGGCCAGGGCATCGGCTACGAGCTGACCCAGATGTCGTTGCTGGAAGGCTACCGCACTGGCGGCACGCTGCACTTCGTAATTAACAACCAGGTGGGCTTCACCACCGATTTCGAGGACGCCCGCTCCTCGATTTACAGCACCGACCTCGCGAAGATCATCGACGCGCCGGTGCTGCACGTGAACGGTGACGACCCTGAAGCTGTGGTGTTTGCCGTGCGCCTCGCCACCGAGTACCGCCAGCAGTTCCACGCCGATATCTTCATTGATATGGTGTGCTACCGCCGCCACGGCCACAACGAGTCGGACGAGCCCAAGTTCACCCAGCCCACGCTTTACAACCTCATCAGCAAGCACCAGAACCCCCGCGAAGTGTACAACGCCATGCTGGTGCAGCGCGGCGACGTGGACGCGCAGCTGGCCCAGCAGATGGACAAGGAGTTCCGCGACACCTTGCAGGCCCGCCTGGACATGGTGAAGCAGAAGCCGCTGCCCTACAACTACCAGCCCCTCGAAAACGAGTGGCGCACCCTGCGACGCAGCAAGCCCGAAGACTTCGAGAAGTCGCCGGAAACGGGCATCAGTGAGGAAGTGGTAGCCAAAGTAGGCAAGGCCCTGACCACGCTGCCCGAAGGCTTCCGCCCCCTGAAGCAGATTGAAAAGCTGATGGAGGAGCGCAAGAAGATGTTCTTCGAGACGCGCGTGCTGAACTGGGCCGCCGGCGAGCTGCTGGCCTACGGTTCCCTGCTCGATGAGAAGCACATTGTGCGCGTGAGCGGCCAGGACGTGCAGCGCGGCACTTTCTCGCACCGCCACGCTGTGCTGCACGATGCCGAAACCTCGGCCCCATACAACTCGCTGAACTACATTTCGGAGGGCCAGGAAAAGCTGAGCATCTACAACTCGCTGCTGAGCGAATACGCAGTGCTGGGCTTTGAATTCGGCTACGCCATGGCCAACCCCACGGCCCTGGTGATCTGGGAAGCCCAGTTCGGCGACTTCGCCAACGGTGCCCAGACCATGATTGACCAGTTCATCGTGTCGTCGGAAAGCAAGTGGCAGCGCATGAACGGCGTGGTGCTGCAGCTGCCTCACGGCTACGAAGGCCAGGGCCCGGAGCACTCCAACGCCCGGCCCGAGCGGTTCCTGCAGTTGGCCGCCGAAAACAACATCATCGTGGCCAACATGACCACGCCGGCCAACTTCTTCCACGCCCTGCGCCGCCAGCTGACCTGGGAGTTCCGCAAGCCGCTGGTGGTAATGTCGCCGAAGTCGATGCTGCGCCACCCGCTGTGCGTGTCGCCGGTGGAGGAGTTCACCTCCGGCCACTTCCGCGAGGTGCTCGGCGACGTGTACGCCGACGCCAAGAAGGTGAAGCGCGTGCTGCTGTGCTCGGGCAAAGTGTACTTCGACCTCCTGGACGAGCAGCAGCAGTCGGGCCGCACCGACGTGGCCATTGTGCGCCTCGAGCAGCTGCACCCCTTCCCCAAAAAGCAGCTCGACGCCGAGCTGGCCAAGTACCCCAAAGCCAAGCTGTACTGGGTGCAGGAAGAGCCCGAAAACATGGGCTACTGGAACTACCTGCTGCGCTTCATGCGCCGCGAGCTGGAAGATGTGATTTCGCGCAAGCCCTCGGCCTCGCCGGCAACCGGCTACAACAAGGTGCACGTGAAGGAGCAGAAGGACCTCGTGGCCCGCGCCTTTGACAAGCCCAAAGAAGCCGTGGCCGACGACAACATCAAAGCCACCGCCGAAGTAGCCAAGAAGCAGGACTAG
- a CDS encoding EamA family transporter produces MSTVVPTAPRFLVVLALLALYLVWGSTYLATKVALGVWPPFLLSAMRFLLAGALMYGAVRLSGAAAPSRQDWLRAAVVGLCLPLFGNGGTTFAQQYIPSGMAALLVATVPMFLALLGWASGLAPRPNGKVLLGLALGMGGLGLLMSTRSTAPVLLPGHPLLGTVSVLLASLMWSVGSLYSRQKPIGGSPFLGVGMQMLCGGAFLLVAGLLHGEAATFQVSHVPLKVWGAFAYLVTFGSFVAFSAYIWLLRVVEPALAGTYAFVNPVVAVLLGWALAGETLNTGMLGGAALIVVAVALVVLGGRQPTRPVQE; encoded by the coding sequence ATGTCTACTGTCGTCCCTACTGCCCCTCGTTTTCTTGTTGTGCTGGCACTGTTGGCGCTATATCTGGTGTGGGGTTCCACATACTTGGCTACCAAGGTAGCGCTGGGCGTCTGGCCGCCGTTTTTGCTGTCGGCTATGCGCTTTCTGCTGGCCGGCGCCCTCATGTACGGCGCCGTGCGGCTGAGTGGCGCGGCGGCCCCCAGCCGGCAGGACTGGCTGCGGGCGGCCGTGGTAGGGTTGTGTTTGCCACTTTTCGGAAATGGCGGCACCACTTTCGCGCAGCAGTACATTCCGTCAGGCATGGCAGCGCTGCTGGTCGCCACGGTGCCCATGTTCCTGGCATTGTTGGGCTGGGCCTCGGGCCTCGCACCGCGCCCCAACGGCAAAGTGCTGCTGGGCCTAGCCCTGGGGATGGGCGGCTTGGGCTTGCTGATGAGCACCCGTAGCACGGCACCAGTGCTACTGCCGGGCCACCCGTTGCTCGGTACGGTATCGGTGCTGCTGGCGTCCCTGATGTGGTCAGTTGGTTCGCTCTACTCGCGGCAGAAACCCATTGGCGGTTCCCCGTTTCTGGGGGTGGGCATGCAGATGCTGTGCGGCGGGGCGTTTCTGCTGGTGGCGGGGCTGCTGCACGGTGAAGCCGCTACGTTTCAGGTGAGCCACGTTCCACTTAAGGTGTGGGGTGCATTCGCCTATCTGGTCACATTCGGCTCGTTCGTGGCATTTTCGGCTTACATCTGGTTGCTGCGGGTGGTAGAGCCGGCGCTGGCGGGCACCTACGCCTTTGTAAATCCGGTGGTGGCAGTGCTCCTGGGCTGGGCTCTTGCAGGCGAAACGCTGAATACCGGGATGCTGGGCGGAGCTGCGCTGATTGTGGTAGCCGTGGCGCTGGTAGTGTTGGGTGGGCGGCAGCCGACGCGGCCAGTTCAGGAGTAA
- a CDS encoding MGH1-like glycoside hydrolase domain-containing protein: MAKPTSSPTTGPPATAPATPVWQSAAYTVFRDSLVQGPHTARALSRQALISNYQSPANAFQSPQVSFKFSVNGKDNEMAPGQDHLFLALPAVGGAALETPVIVFGQQSVDKRPVPANQYLAPNTPLTIRLDLRPMLAAFRKQGYYTLYNGQKLYQADFMHVFVAGNTAPLSWDFDNLINKPPLELKDPDGNGIYETTVVLNAHSDQKSTAARWQATLDVSAFPQLTSDFPLLDALYNMALEEAKRAVEPDGTFRTGQEWAGVWTRDISYSIILSQALLQPEAAKISLMRKVTPEGRIIQDTGTGGAYPVSTDRIIWATAAWEIYLATGDEAWLRQVYPIIKHTIEDDEQVAYNAQTGLVRGESSFLDWREQTYSKWMQPVDIYQSENLGTNAAHYQGNVVLGLMAEKLGETAVAREAQTRAARIKQGINQHLWLEDKGYYGQFRYGRVHQQVSPKSEALGEALAVLFGVAEGSRPQTVVARTPAMDYGMPCIYPQISGIPPYHNNAVWPFVQSYWGLAAAKVGNETAFLESLMAVARPAALFLTNKENFVASNGDFAGTQINSSNMLWSLSGALGLVYKGLFGMNFQADQLTFQPFVPQALAGPRKLTNFRYWGAVLNIEMVGFGQGIRQITLDGKPLPDATIPATLTGTHDIRIELPNTPLASSAQNKVAHHVAPPTPAVRYAAGTLAWPAVESARAYQVLRNGQFAARTTESTYAVPAGQPFSEYQVVAIDAQGFESFASEPVVPEAARHTQLVEIEAATPKSSKAYKGYQGKGFVEINKMLNRRLTVPISVLATGLYALDFRYANGNGPINTSNKCAIRTLRLGATQVGTVVLPQRGVDEWSDWGYSNPILVQLPKGRSLLALDLEVANENMNGAVNEALLDQLRITRVK; the protein is encoded by the coding sequence ATGGCTAAACCCACCTCCTCCCCTACCACCGGCCCACCAGCCACGGCGCCGGCCACGCCCGTGTGGCAATCGGCGGCCTACACTGTCTTTCGTGATTCGCTGGTGCAGGGTCCGCACACGGCGCGGGCCCTCTCCCGCCAGGCGCTGATCTCCAACTATCAGAGCCCGGCTAACGCGTTTCAGAGTCCGCAGGTGAGCTTCAAGTTCAGTGTCAACGGCAAGGACAACGAAATGGCGCCCGGCCAGGACCACCTGTTCCTAGCCTTGCCAGCCGTCGGCGGTGCGGCTCTCGAAACCCCGGTTATCGTGTTCGGGCAGCAGTCGGTGGACAAGCGGCCGGTGCCAGCAAACCAGTACCTGGCGCCCAACACGCCGCTCACCATTCGGCTGGATCTGCGGCCGATGCTGGCCGCCTTCCGGAAACAGGGCTACTACACGCTTTACAATGGCCAGAAGCTCTACCAAGCCGATTTCATGCACGTATTCGTGGCCGGCAACACCGCGCCGCTGAGCTGGGACTTCGACAACCTGATTAACAAGCCGCCGCTGGAGCTGAAAGACCCCGACGGCAACGGTATCTACGAAACCACCGTGGTCCTCAACGCTCACTCCGACCAAAAGAGCACCGCCGCCCGCTGGCAGGCTACGCTCGACGTGTCGGCGTTTCCGCAGCTCACCTCCGATTTTCCGCTGCTCGATGCGCTGTATAATATGGCGCTGGAAGAAGCCAAACGTGCCGTGGAGCCTGATGGCACGTTCCGCACCGGCCAGGAATGGGCCGGCGTCTGGACCCGCGACATCAGCTACAGCATCATTCTGAGCCAGGCGCTGCTGCAACCGGAAGCGGCCAAAATCAGCTTAATGCGCAAGGTCACGCCCGAAGGCCGCATTATCCAGGACACCGGCACCGGCGGCGCCTACCCCGTTTCCACCGACCGGATCATCTGGGCTACGGCCGCCTGGGAAATCTACCTGGCCACCGGCGACGAAGCCTGGCTGCGGCAGGTGTACCCCATCATCAAGCACACCATCGAGGACGACGAGCAGGTGGCGTACAATGCGCAAACCGGCCTCGTGCGCGGCGAATCGTCGTTTCTGGACTGGCGCGAGCAGACCTACTCCAAGTGGATGCAGCCCGTGGACATCTACCAGAGCGAAAACCTGGGCACCAACGCGGCGCACTATCAAGGCAACGTTGTGCTGGGTTTGATGGCCGAAAAGCTGGGCGAAACCGCCGTGGCGCGCGAGGCGCAAACCCGCGCGGCCCGCATCAAACAGGGCATCAACCAGCATCTGTGGCTGGAGGATAAGGGCTATTACGGGCAGTTCCGCTACGGCCGCGTGCATCAGCAGGTATCGCCGAAGTCGGAGGCGCTGGGCGAGGCGCTGGCGGTACTGTTTGGCGTGGCCGAAGGCAGCCGGCCCCAGACCGTGGTGGCCCGCACGCCCGCCATGGACTACGGCATGCCGTGCATCTACCCGCAGATTTCCGGCATTCCGCCCTACCACAACAATGCTGTGTGGCCGTTTGTGCAGAGCTACTGGGGACTGGCGGCGGCCAAAGTTGGCAACGAAACTGCCTTTCTGGAAAGCCTGATGGCCGTGGCGCGGCCCGCGGCGCTGTTTCTCACCAATAAGGAAAACTTCGTGGCCAGCAACGGCGACTTCGCCGGTACCCAGATCAACAGCAGCAACATGCTCTGGAGCCTCTCGGGTGCACTGGGGCTAGTGTACAAAGGTTTGTTTGGCATGAACTTCCAGGCCGATCAGCTCACGTTCCAACCATTCGTGCCGCAGGCGTTGGCTGGCCCGCGCAAGCTCACCAACTTCCGCTACTGGGGCGCCGTGCTCAACATCGAAATGGTCGGCTTCGGCCAGGGCATCCGCCAGATAACGCTGGACGGTAAGCCGCTACCCGACGCCACCATCCCGGCCACGCTCACCGGCACGCATGACATCCGGATTGAGCTGCCCAATACGCCATTGGCAAGCTCAGCACAGAATAAAGTGGCGCACCACGTAGCGCCGCCCACGCCTGCCGTGCGCTACGCGGCCGGTACCTTGGCGTGGCCTGCCGTGGAGAGCGCCCGCGCCTACCAAGTGCTGCGCAACGGCCAGTTTGCGGCTCGCACCACCGAATCCACCTACGCCGTGCCCGCCGGCCAGCCGTTCAGCGAATATCAGGTGGTAGCCATCGACGCCCAAGGCTTCGAGAGCTTCGCCAGTGAGCCAGTGGTGCCCGAGGCCGCCCGCCACACGCAGCTTGTGGAAATAGAGGCGGCTACACCCAAATCATCTAAAGCGTACAAAGGTTATCAGGGCAAGGGTTTCGTAGAAATCAACAAGATGCTGAACCGCCGCCTCACGGTGCCAATATCGGTGCTAGCGACAGGGCTCTATGCGCTTGATTTCCGCTATGCCAACGGCAACGGTCCTATCAACACCAGCAACAAGTGCGCGATTCGTACGCTCCGCCTTGGGGCGACACAGGTAGGTACGGTAGTACTGCCACAGCGCGGCGTGGACGAGTGGTCGGACTGGGGCTACTCCAACCCAATTCTAGTGCAATTGCCGAAAGGCCGCTCATTACTTGCTCTTGACCTAGAAGTAGCTAATGAGAATATGAACGGGGCAGTTAATGAGGCCTTGCTAGATCAGCTGCGCATTACCCGGGTAAAATAA